Proteins from one Chromatiales bacterium genomic window:
- the folE gene encoding GTP cyclohydrolase I FolE translates to MSPPPVHALAPVSRIERSSGSTDLQPEAVAVRDALLAQGLETPLIENQLSADEKRQQIQVRFTEIMQILGLDLRDDSLMDTPRRIAKMYVNEIFGGLDYRNFPRLTVVENKMQVDEMIRVDGINVSSTCEHHFITIDGTASVAYIPQRNVIGLSKINRIVAFFAQRPQIQERLTEQVLLALQTLLDTSDVAVSIKAVHYCVKARGVMDTNSETTTTALGGVFKTSTDTRKEFLLGLARS, encoded by the coding sequence ATGAGCCCGCCCCCCGTACATGCGCTCGCTCCAGTGAGCAGAATCGAACGTTCCTCCGGCAGCACCGACCTTCAGCCGGAAGCTGTCGCGGTTCGCGACGCCCTGCTGGCACAGGGCCTGGAGACCCCGCTCATCGAAAACCAGCTGAGCGCAGATGAAAAGCGCCAGCAAATACAGGTCCGTTTCACGGAAATCATGCAGATCCTTGGCCTGGACCTGCGCGATGACAGCCTGATGGATACACCCCGGCGTATTGCCAAGATGTACGTAAACGAGATCTTTGGCGGACTCGACTACCGCAATTTTCCCAGGCTCACCGTGGTCGAGAACAAGATGCAGGTTGACGAGATGATCCGCGTCGACGGAATCAATGTCTCCTCAACCTGTGAGCACCATTTCATTACCATCGATGGTACGGCCAGCGTGGCCTATATTCCGCAGCGCAACGTCATCGGCCTTTCAAAGATAAACCGCATCGTCGCCTTTTTCGCCCAGCGGCCGCAGATACAGGAACGCCTTACGGAACAGGTACTTCTCGCGCTGCAGACCCTGCTTGATACCAGCGACGTTGCCGTGAGCATCAAGGCGGTACATTACTGCGTAAAGGCCCGGGGCGTGATGGACACCAACAGCGAAACGACGACCACTGCCCTGGGCGGCGTATTCAAGACCAGCACCGATACGCGGAAGGAATTCCTGCTGGGACTTGCCCGGAGCTAG
- a CDS encoding D-alanine--D-alanine ligase, protein MKKLRVLVLMHESLVPPDTLAGYTPQQIEEWKTEYDVMAFLREAGHEVRALGLYDNLAELRTEIATWKPDVAFNLLQEFQGIVTYDQHIVAFLELMRQPYTGCNPRGMMLSRDKVLSKQLMAYHRIPTPQFALFRRERPYRLSAKLRYPLFVKSATEDASLGISQASIVDDRVRLRERIDFIHESTKTDALVEEYIEGRELYVGLCGNERLRTFPVWEMNFGTLPKLMSGIATRRVKWNLKYQQKHGIETGRAMGLGEAAEENLSRLSKRIYSALHMTGYARMDFRMRADGSVYLLEANCNPNLSNGEDFAAAAAAAGISYGSLLERLVRLGLDYEAEWRSSDVPA, encoded by the coding sequence ATGAAGAAACTGCGTGTGCTGGTGCTCATGCACGAAAGCCTCGTGCCGCCCGATACTCTCGCGGGTTACACCCCTCAACAGATCGAAGAGTGGAAAACCGAATACGACGTGATGGCCTTCCTGCGCGAGGCCGGGCACGAGGTACGCGCGCTGGGCCTGTACGACAACCTGGCCGAGCTGCGTACGGAAATCGCGACCTGGAAGCCGGATGTGGCTTTCAACCTGCTGCAGGAATTCCAGGGCATCGTCACCTACGACCAGCACATCGTCGCCTTTCTGGAGCTGATGCGTCAGCCCTATACCGGCTGCAATCCGCGCGGCATGATGCTGTCGCGGGACAAGGTTCTCAGCAAGCAGCTGATGGCCTATCACCGTATTCCCACGCCCCAGTTTGCCCTGTTCCGCCGTGAGCGTCCCTATCGCCTGTCCGCGAAACTCCGCTATCCGCTGTTCGTCAAGTCGGCGACCGAGGACGCTTCGCTTGGCATTTCCCAGGCTTCGATCGTCGATGATCGTGTGCGCCTGCGTGAGCGCATCGACTTCATTCACGAGAGCACGAAGACAGACGCACTGGTGGAGGAATACATCGAGGGACGCGAGCTGTACGTGGGCCTGTGTGGCAACGAACGTCTGCGTACTTTTCCGGTCTGGGAGATGAACTTCGGAACGCTGCCGAAGCTGATGTCAGGCATCGCCACCCGACGGGTGAAGTGGAACCTCAAGTATCAGCAGAAACACGGCATAGAAACCGGCCGGGCGATGGGTCTGGGCGAAGCGGCCGAAGAAAACCTGAGCCGCCTGAGCAAGCGGATATACAGTGCACTGCACATGACCGGTTATGCGCGCATGGATTTCCGCATGCGTGCCGACGGCAGCGTTTATCTGCTGGAAGCGAACTGCAATCCCAACCTGAGCAATGGCGAGGACTTTGCCGCTGCTGCCGCCGCTGCCGGCATCAGCTACGGCAGCCTGCTTGAGCGGCTGGTGCGGCTCGGGCTCGACTACGAAGCTGAATGGCGAAGTTCAGACGTCCCTGCCTAG
- a CDS encoding AAA family ATPase, producing MKQSPDTPSSIRAGLEPNADFQRALDLIEGSDEHVFVTGRAGTGKTTLLHLLREETVRNVAVVAPTGLAAINVSGQTIHSFFRLPPRFVDLRAIRPLRHTGVMKALELLIIDEVSMVRADLLDGIDQSLRVNRRSDEPFGGVQLAMFGDLWQLPPVVREPELREYFEATGGGPYFFQAQAWKSCGGGSSIELEKIYRQKDDAEFREILQHIRDGEPDEAVLEALNSRVLTRAELEDPDSHIVLTATNDAAFRENSRRLAALPGTRQIYTAEITGRFDGSAFPTEPELGLKVGARVMFLKNDADKRWINGSWGIVTALSEDGPTVQLPDGSEHEVKPATWENIAYQYERSTQQITPGVVGAFKQLPLRLGWAITIHKSQGQTFDRVYIDLGRGAFTHGQTYVALSRCRSLAGLALARPVRLEDVILDGDVGGYRQVFPSRKL from the coding sequence ATGAAGCAAAGCCCGGACACACCATCGTCAATCCGCGCAGGTCTGGAGCCAAACGCCGACTTTCAGCGCGCCCTGGACCTGATCGAGGGCAGTGATGAGCATGTGTTCGTCACCGGCCGGGCCGGCACCGGCAAGACCACCCTGCTGCACCTGTTGCGCGAAGAGACCGTGCGCAATGTGGCGGTCGTTGCGCCGACCGGTCTGGCGGCGATCAACGTCAGCGGCCAGACCATTCATTCCTTTTTCCGTTTGCCGCCCCGCTTTGTGGATCTGCGCGCGATCCGGCCGCTGCGACATACGGGCGTGATGAAAGCCCTGGAGCTGCTCATCATCGACGAGGTGTCGATGGTGCGCGCCGACTTGCTTGACGGGATAGACCAGTCCCTGCGGGTCAACCGGCGCAGCGATGAACCCTTCGGCGGCGTCCAGCTCGCCATGTTCGGCGACCTCTGGCAGCTGCCGCCGGTCGTGCGTGAGCCGGAACTCAGGGAATATTTCGAAGCGACCGGCGGCGGTCCGTACTTTTTCCAGGCACAGGCCTGGAAAAGCTGCGGTGGCGGCAGTTCCATCGAGCTGGAAAAGATTTACCGGCAGAAGGACGATGCCGAGTTCCGGGAGATCCTGCAGCACATCCGCGACGGTGAACCTGACGAGGCCGTCCTTGAAGCGCTGAATTCACGCGTACTGACCCGGGCTGAACTCGAGGACCCGGACAGTCATATCGTGCTGACGGCAACCAATGACGCGGCTTTCCGTGAAAACAGCCGGCGCCTGGCGGCGTTGCCCGGCACGCGGCAGATATACACGGCCGAGATCACCGGGCGCTTTGACGGCTCGGCATTTCCCACCGAGCCGGAACTCGGTCTGAAGGTTGGCGCCCGGGTCATGTTCCTGAAGAACGATGCGGACAAACGCTGGATCAACGGTTCCTGGGGGATTGTCACGGCGCTGTCGGAGGATGGCCCGACGGTGCAGTTGCCCGATGGCAGCGAGCATGAGGTGAAGCCGGCCACCTGGGAAAATATCGCTTACCAGTACGAGCGCAGCACGCAGCAGATCACGCCGGGTGTGGTCGGGGCGTTCAAACAACTGCCGCTGCGTCTGGGCTGGGCAATTACCATACACAAGAGCCAGGGGCAGACCTTCGACCGCGTGTACATCGATCTGGGCCGTGGCGCATTCACGCACGGACAGACTTATGTGGCGCTCAGCCGCTGCCGCAGTCTTGCCGGGCTGGCACTGGCGCGACCCGTGCGTCTGGAGGACGTGATCCTCGACGGCGATGTCGGTGGCTACCGGCAGGTCTTTCCCTCCCGTAAACTCTGA
- the dbpA gene encoding ATP-dependent RNA helicase DbpA — MNDFSSLDLSPALRQGIEAAAYLDMTPVQAASLPAILAGRDVTAQAKTGSGKTAAFALGLLAAIDADRIQLQGLVLCPTRELADQVSKEIRRLARFVPNMKVLTLCGGIPLRPHLASLTHEPHLVVGTPGRILELLQKGALPLANIRVLVLDEADRMLDMGFSVDIKAITAEIPRKRQTLLFSATFTDAVRDISRQFQRDALDVSVAATLGADEVEQFFFEVGETQKFDILTSLLTQHRPESALVFCNTRHEVRALTERLAERGHSVLALHGDLDQREREEMLLQFANRSCAVLVATDVAARGLDIKDMPVVINYDMAQSADVHLHRIGRTGRAGGKGLAWTLCTPGERHRTAEIEERQGTPLNWQKQEPGNTTQKALTAGMVTLIIDGGRQDKLRPGDLLGALTGDAGLPADSIGKIDIYATRTYVAIRQRSANQALRALVAGKIKGRRFRVRRLA, encoded by the coding sequence ATGAATGATTTTTCCAGTCTCGATCTGTCGCCGGCATTGCGCCAGGGTATTGAGGCCGCTGCCTATCTCGACATGACACCTGTGCAGGCAGCGAGTCTGCCTGCGATCCTTGCCGGCCGGGATGTGACCGCCCAGGCCAAGACCGGCAGCGGCAAGACAGCGGCTTTCGCACTCGGCCTGCTCGCGGCCATCGATGCCGATCGCATCCAGCTGCAGGGGCTGGTGCTTTGCCCGACGCGTGAACTCGCCGACCAGGTCAGCAAGGAGATCCGGCGCCTCGCACGATTCGTCCCCAATATGAAGGTGCTGACCCTGTGCGGCGGGATCCCGCTGCGCCCGCACCTGGCTTCGCTCACGCATGAGCCGCATCTGGTGGTCGGCACACCCGGACGCATCCTGGAACTGCTGCAGAAAGGCGCACTGCCGCTGGCAAACATCCGCGTACTGGTGCTCGATGAAGCCGACCGCATGCTCGACATGGGCTTCAGCGTAGACATCAAGGCCATCACGGCAGAGATCCCGCGCAAACGCCAGACCCTGCTGTTTTCCGCTACTTTTACCGACGCCGTGCGCGACATCAGCCGGCAGTTCCAGCGCGATGCGCTGGATGTCAGCGTTGCCGCCACCCTCGGCGCTGACGAAGTCGAGCAGTTTTTCTTTGAGGTCGGCGAAACGCAGAAGTTCGACATACTGACGAGCCTGCTGACCCAGCATCGGCCTGAATCCGCGCTGGTTTTCTGCAATACCCGGCACGAAGTGCGCGCGCTGACCGAACGGCTGGCTGAACGGGGCCACTCCGTACTCGCGCTGCATGGCGATCTCGATCAGCGCGAGCGCGAAGAGATGCTGCTGCAATTTGCCAACCGCAGTTGCGCGGTGCTGGTTGCCACCGACGTGGCAGCACGCGGACTGGATATCAAGGACATGCCGGTGGTGATCAATTACGACATGGCCCAGAGCGCCGATGTCCACCTGCACCGCATCGGCCGCACCGGTCGCGCCGGCGGCAAGGGCCTCGCGTGGACGCTGTGTACGCCTGGAGAGCGCCACCGGACCGCGGAAATCGAAGAGCGTCAGGGCACACCGCTGAACTGGCAGAAACAGGAACCAGGCAATACCACACAGAAGGCCCTGACCGCCGGCATGGTTACCCTGATCATCGACGGCGGCCGACAGGACAAGTTGCGCCCCGGTGATCTGCTCGGCGCACTGACTGGCGATGCCGGCCTGCCCGCCGATTCGATCGGCAAGATCGACATCTACGCGACGCGCACCTATGTGGCCATCAGGCAGCGCTCGGCAAACCAGGCTCTGCGCGCGCTGGTTGCAGGCAAGATCAAGGGCCGCCGCTTTCGCGTGCGCCGGCTGGCCTGA
- a CDS encoding LLM class flavin-dependent oxidoreductase — MDVDIVLDSQLPSARLTELGLLAEQHGIHAVWCASYLDGRDPFGNLAELARASSRIRLGPIALSPYELHPFRIAMALLTLNELCPGRAQAIIGGGGEVVMALEIPRDRRVRAVGEAIDIVKGATTRRPFSYHGEMYSINDYDPQWITAAVPPAVFSAANRPQMLRMSARAADGIMMSDLSPALSRAAVSAVHGHLQEFGRDPAAFHFNNFMAWYVYDDLQEARHEARRWIGFRAIFREYMMREFMSAEDFAVILEHIPQIYAMAAKNAHSVEGLPDRLLDMCVDHLTLTGTTNDMDRVIGHLLELKAAGCTQVSLELKNHQAHGIRLIGERVIPALR, encoded by the coding sequence ATGGATGTCGATATCGTCCTTGATTCGCAGCTGCCCTCGGCGCGATTGACGGAACTGGGACTGCTGGCGGAGCAGCACGGCATTCATGCCGTGTGGTGTGCAAGCTATCTGGACGGCCGCGATCCCTTTGGCAACCTGGCGGAGCTGGCGCGGGCCTCGAGCAGGATCCGCCTCGGACCCATCGCGCTCAGTCCCTACGAGCTGCATCCCTTCCGCATTGCCATGGCGTTATTGACGCTGAACGAGCTGTGTCCGGGCCGTGCGCAGGCCATCATCGGCGGCGGCGGCGAGGTCGTGATGGCGCTGGAGATTCCCCGTGATCGCCGGGTCCGCGCCGTGGGCGAGGCCATCGATATCGTGAAGGGCGCGACCACGCGGCGGCCGTTCAGCTATCACGGTGAGATGTACAGCATCAACGACTACGACCCGCAGTGGATCACCGCAGCCGTGCCGCCGGCGGTCTTTTCCGCAGCCAATCGACCGCAGATGCTGCGCATGTCGGCGCGGGCCGCCGACGGCATCATGATGAGCGACCTGTCGCCGGCACTGAGCCGGGCCGCAGTAAGTGCCGTGCATGGACACCTTCAGGAGTTTGGTCGAGACCCGGCGGCGTTCCATTTCAACAACTTCATGGCCTGGTATGTCTACGACGACCTGCAGGAAGCGCGCCACGAAGCAAGACGCTGGATCGGTTTCCGCGCGATCTTTCGCGAATACATGATGCGCGAGTTCATGAGTGCGGAAGACTTCGCGGTGATTCTCGAACACATCCCGCAGATCTATGCGATGGCCGCGAAGAACGCACACTCGGTCGAGGGTCTTCCCGACCGCTTGCTGGATATGTGCGTGGATCATCTGACGCTTACCGGCACGACGAATGACATGGACCGTGTCATCGGGCATCTGCTGGAACTGAAAGCGGCTGGCTGCACCCAGGTGTCCCTGGAGCTGAAAAATCACCAGGCGCACGGCATCCGGTTGATCGGCGAGCGGGTGATACCCGCGCTGCGCTGA
- a CDS encoding UbiD family decarboxylase encodes MSEQKKEPSAEEISRRSLLAGVGATGAGLAAFAAGAGKPVYAASAGPMRKGSGPPPRAPFDSMRDWVAALEANGLLMRFDRIDQDQYEIPGLFFRATDQYGMYGAPTMVFDEVKVDGKWMKGPVLINLYGHWNTDAIVWNLSVVPGDHYATYNGAMAWLKDMLAKNGGKYPEIPPTEIARDKAPCKQVILKGDEIDLLKFPFLKTNPADGGRYVNTGSHFMVDPKLGPNFGTYRCEIKGPRTLGINIEPNQTGDKFLKAAQKRGEKVVKYSIVMGQDPMVWLLSGTRLAPRFTDAPQDELAIAGGMRGKAIDVVRSEDTDILIPAHAEFVIEGEVQLNGPFEDEGPFGEMFGYLGPVKHDNYLMTINTVTHRRDPWFVNAMTGMQRASVTAPMDAIYSVLLGKQIPNFVAYTNPQDTMGFVVMSIDKKEAGEGLAAGLKVAQRNPIAKVVVVVDKDVNILDRREVIFAIGSRWQPYPASKIIEDAFGLQTDPSQVKYARTSKIVIDATRQLPAEGGREVFPETNRALLEQGAPGIFEHVDKLYGEALRSWKRI; translated from the coding sequence ATGTCCGAGCAAAAAAAAGAGCCGTCCGCCGAGGAAATTTCACGCCGCAGCCTGCTGGCCGGCGTCGGCGCAACGGGCGCAGGGCTGGCGGCATTTGCGGCGGGGGCTGGCAAGCCGGTTTATGCGGCCAGTGCCGGGCCCATGCGCAAAGGCTCGGGACCTCCGCCCAGGGCACCCTTCGACTCGATGCGCGACTGGGTTGCGGCGCTTGAGGCCAACGGCCTCCTCATGCGCTTCGATCGCATCGACCAGGACCAGTACGAGATTCCGGGCCTGTTTTTCCGGGCCACAGACCAGTACGGCATGTATGGCGCGCCGACGATGGTCTTCGATGAGGTAAAGGTCGACGGCAAGTGGATGAAGGGGCCTGTGCTGATCAACCTCTATGGTCACTGGAACACCGATGCGATCGTCTGGAACCTGTCGGTGGTGCCGGGCGATCACTACGCGACCTACAACGGCGCCATGGCCTGGCTGAAGGACATGCTGGCGAAGAACGGCGGCAAGTATCCCGAGATTCCGCCGACCGAAATCGCGCGCGACAAGGCGCCCTGCAAGCAGGTGATACTGAAGGGTGACGAGATTGACCTGCTGAAATTTCCCTTCCTCAAGACCAACCCGGCCGACGGTGGCCGTTACGTGAATACCGGTTCGCACTTCATGGTGGATCCGAAGCTGGGACCAAACTTCGGCACCTACCGCTGCGAGATCAAGGGGCCACGCACTCTCGGCATCAACATCGAACCCAACCAGACTGGCGACAAGTTCCTCAAGGCCGCGCAAAAGCGGGGCGAGAAGGTGGTCAAGTATTCGATCGTGATGGGCCAGGATCCGATGGTCTGGCTGCTGAGCGGAACGCGCCTGGCGCCGCGCTTTACGGATGCGCCACAGGATGAGCTGGCGATTGCCGGTGGGATGCGCGGCAAGGCGATCGACGTGGTCCGCTCCGAGGACACCGATATCCTGATCCCGGCGCATGCCGAGTTCGTGATCGAGGGCGAGGTGCAGCTGAATGGCCCCTTCGAGGACGAAGGTCCCTTCGGCGAGATGTTCGGCTATCTCGGTCCGGTGAAACACGACAACTACCTGATGACCATCAACACGGTCACGCACCGTCGCGACCCCTGGTTCGTGAATGCGATGACCGGCATGCAGCGTGCCAGCGTGACCGCACCGATGGACGCGATATACAGCGTTTTGCTGGGCAAACAGATCCCGAACTTCGTTGCCTACACCAACCCGCAGGACACGATGGGCTTCGTGGTCATGAGCATCGACAAGAAGGAGGCTGGTGAAGGTCTCGCCGCCGGACTCAAGGTGGCGCAGCGCAATCCGATCGCCAAGGTCGTGGTGGTGGTGGACAAGGACGTGAACATCCTCGATCGCCGTGAGGTGATATTTGCCATCGGCTCACGCTGGCAGCCGTACCCGGCCAGCAAGATCATCGAGGATGCCTTTGGATTGCAGACTGATCCCAGCCAGGTGAAGTACGCGCGGACCAGCAAGATCGTGATCGATGCCACCCGGCAGCTGCCAGCCGAGGGTGGCCGGGAAGTATTTCCCGAAACCAACCGGGCGCTGCTGGAGCAGGGTGCGCCTGGAATCTTCGAGCACGTCGACAAGCTCTACGGCGAGGCGCTGCGCAGCTGGAAGCGGATCTGA
- a CDS encoding diacylglycerol kinase, which yields MNDSPLKSRGGLRRIADAARYSLAGLRAAITHEAAFRQELAVGVPLMGLAPFIAPDRWAALAMIGSILLVLIVELLNSGIESVADAVSTDHHPLLGRAKDLGSAAVMLSLAMVVATWIVALWPP from the coding sequence ATGAATGATTCACCCTTGAAAAGTCGAGGCGGACTTCGGCGGATTGCGGATGCGGCACGCTACTCGCTGGCCGGCCTGCGCGCCGCGATAACCCATGAAGCCGCATTCCGTCAGGAACTGGCCGTGGGCGTGCCGTTGATGGGGCTGGCGCCATTCATTGCGCCCGACAGATGGGCAGCACTGGCGATGATCGGGAGCATCCTGCTCGTACTGATCGTCGAGTTGCTCAACTCGGGCATCGAGAGTGTCGCCGATGCCGTCAGTACCGATCACCATCCGCTGCTGGGACGCGCCAAGGATCTGGGCAGCGCAGCCGTGATGCTCAGCCTGGCCATGGTCGTGGCGACGTGGATTGTGGCGCTGTGGCCTCCCTGA
- a CDS encoding HupE/UreJ family protein, with amino-acid sequence MSLISRYLLPAVLCALPGLALAHEASSLPLGSFIGGLTHPVLGPDHFLAMVSVGILSAQIGGRAIWTVPATFVVVMGLGGLLGLLGVPLSAVEAGIAFSVLVLGIAIAADRRLPLMLAMLAVGFFAIFHGYAHGAEMPRVAEPVRYAAGFLCGTAALHVLGVIIGDVPRHYARGKLVLRLIGGGIAGIGSWFVLGMV; translated from the coding sequence ATGTCCCTGATCAGTCGTTACCTGCTGCCGGCAGTCCTGTGCGCTCTGCCTGGCCTCGCTCTGGCGCACGAGGCCAGCAGCCTGCCACTCGGCTCCTTTATCGGCGGTCTCACCCACCCGGTGCTGGGTCCGGATCATTTTCTGGCGATGGTCAGCGTGGGCATTCTCAGCGCGCAGATCGGTGGCCGGGCGATCTGGACCGTGCCGGCAACTTTTGTCGTCGTGATGGGCCTTGGCGGTTTACTCGGTTTGCTTGGAGTGCCGCTTTCGGCGGTTGAGGCCGGTATCGCCTTTTCAGTTCTGGTACTGGGTATTGCCATTGCCGCCGATCGCCGCCTGCCGCTGATGCTTGCGATGCTTGCGGTGGGTTTCTTTGCCATCTTTCATGGCTATGCGCACGGTGCAGAAATGCCCCGCGTTGCCGAGCCGGTACGTTATGCGGCGGGTTTTCTTTGCGGCACAGCGGCCTTGCACGTGCTGGGGGTCATCATCGGTGATGTGCCCCGGCACTATGCGCGCGGCAAATTGGTATTGCGGCTGATCGGTGGCGGCATCGCCGGCATCGGCAGCTGGTTTGTTCTCGGTATGGTGTGA
- a CDS encoding alpha/beta fold hydrolase, with translation MSTSARELSGLSARLRQKKSRVAASQPATAVLPNLKMYRSESGFNAIMSWYEDTEAKIPVPVESVFVETRFGRTHMLVAGPVDGEPVLLIPGVAGCAPLWRRQIGDLSRHFRVYALDIPGQPGRSDPNPPSFLDDDYACWVLDVLDALEIQRSHIAGVSVGAWVAMRLAILAPGRVLSVAMLGPTGLSRARLPWRIWLTRVMKKSKDADALQDDLTAKSVSSKSAGGSFGTFDRTLARAMALCTRHYRVDWSLGIYDERTRRVDKWKVLKVLGKFFMSEPKALLRRFASPGLLVFGEQEVLYDPHKVGKRAASLMPGLRVEIVPGAGHAAVYDKPDEVNAMLVDFFKNRS, from the coding sequence GTGTCAACCAGTGCCCGCGAGTTGTCCGGCCTTTCGGCCCGATTGCGCCAGAAAAAGAGCCGTGTTGCTGCATCACAGCCTGCGACTGCAGTGCTGCCGAACCTCAAGATGTACAGGTCGGAGTCCGGCTTCAATGCCATCATGAGCTGGTATGAGGATACCGAGGCGAAAATCCCGGTTCCTGTCGAAAGTGTTTTTGTCGAGACGCGTTTTGGCCGCACGCACATGCTGGTCGCCGGTCCTGTTGACGGGGAGCCGGTGCTGTTGATTCCCGGGGTGGCCGGGTGTGCGCCACTCTGGCGTCGGCAGATCGGTGATCTTTCGCGGCATTTCCGTGTTTACGCGCTCGATATTCCGGGTCAACCCGGCCGCAGCGATCCGAATCCCCCTTCGTTTCTCGATGATGACTACGCCTGCTGGGTGCTGGATGTCCTTGATGCGCTCGAGATTCAGCGGAGCCATATCGCCGGGGTCAGTGTCGGTGCATGGGTTGCGATGCGGCTGGCGATTCTTGCGCCTGGCCGCGTGCTGTCCGTTGCCATGCTGGGCCCTACCGGCCTGTCGCGGGCACGATTGCCCTGGCGTATCTGGTTGACGCGCGTGATGAAGAAGAGCAAGGACGCGGATGCCCTGCAGGACGACCTCACTGCGAAGTCGGTGTCGTCAAAGAGCGCCGGCGGATCCTTTGGTACCTTCGATCGCACGCTCGCCCGGGCGATGGCGCTGTGCACCCGCCACTATCGCGTCGACTGGTCACTGGGAATCTATGACGAACGCACGCGTCGTGTCGACAAGTGGAAGGTTCTCAAGGTGCTCGGAAAATTCTTCATGTCGGAACCGAAAGCGCTGCTCCGCCGCTTCGCTTCGCCAGGGCTGCTGGTATTTGGTGAACAGGAAGTGCTGTATGACCCGCACAAGGTTGGCAAGAGAGCTGCCAGCCTGATGCCGGGCCTGCGCGTCGAGATCGTGCCCGGCGCCGGTCACGCGGCGGTCTATGACAAGCCCGATGAGGTCAACGCCATGCTGGTCGATTTTTTCAAGAACCGTTCCTGA
- a CDS encoding SDR family oxidoreductase has product MILLTGVTGKIGGETAKQLITKGAKLRALVRDAAKAADLQAAGVELVVGDIADADTVRKALKGAGKAFLLLPNGEQQEANEKQFTDLCVAAGVKHLVKMSSMEAVATARTPIPRAHWAVEEYIRASGLAWTMVKPNFFMQNLLASASSIKEQGRFSLPMGDGTTGMADARDIGAVCAEVLTGNGHGGKSHEITGPEVLTFKQVAERFSEVLGRKVEYVPMPMAQFRERMTGILKPWHLNAVCELFQEIADIGLDHTTDTFRKLIGREPISLRQFIRDHVALFSA; this is encoded by the coding sequence ATGATCCTGTTGACGGGTGTGACCGGCAAGATCGGTGGAGAGACCGCGAAGCAACTGATCACCAAAGGCGCGAAGTTGCGCGCTCTGGTCCGCGATGCGGCCAAGGCGGCAGATCTGCAGGCGGCCGGTGTGGAACTGGTGGTCGGCGATATCGCCGATGCCGATACCGTCAGGAAGGCGCTGAAGGGAGCCGGGAAAGCCTTTCTGCTCTTGCCGAACGGCGAGCAGCAGGAGGCGAACGAAAAGCAGTTCACCGATCTGTGCGTGGCTGCCGGCGTGAAGCACCTCGTCAAGATGTCCTCGATGGAGGCGGTCGCGACAGCCAGGACCCCGATCCCCCGCGCCCACTGGGCAGTCGAAGAATATATTCGCGCCTCCGGACTTGCCTGGACCATGGTGAAGCCGAACTTCTTCATGCAGAACCTGCTCGCCAGTGCGAGCTCCATCAAGGAGCAGGGCAGGTTCTCCCTGCCGATGGGTGACGGGACTACCGGCATGGCAGATGCGCGCGATATCGGTGCCGTGTGCGCCGAGGTGCTCACCGGCAACGGGCATGGCGGCAAGAGTCATGAGATCACCGGGCCGGAAGTGCTGACTTTCAAACAGGTGGCTGAGCGCTTTTCAGAAGTGCTGGGCCGGAAGGTCGAGTATGTGCCGATGCCGATGGCCCAGTTCCGCGAGCGGATGACCGGGATCCTCAAACCCTGGCACCTGAACGCCGTCTGCGAATTGTTCCAGGAAATTGCCGACATCGGTCTCGATCACACGACCGACACCTTCAGGAAACTGATCGGCCGCGAGCCCATCTCGCTCAGGCAGTTCATCAGGGATCACGTGGCACTGTTCAGCGCCTGA